One genomic window of Comamonas serinivorans includes the following:
- a CDS encoding FAD:protein FMN transferase, with protein MTAPKPPVPAAPETPHFGQRLGGWGSLGRGRAGASFDAGYGAYALVPRPRAADAASLQTLQGETMGTLWRLRWVNVDMRPLADVQALVQAQLDLVIAQMSHWEPTSLISRFNRAAAGTRMALPPAFDHVLNAGLHWARRSGGAFDPAAGRLVALWGFGPHAASQLPPTPAELAAWQAGPHWTALRPAAASSAEEDPPATITPPRCEAPPEAMPLPHTLATPTPSTPGRQATGADTPLETASGEARAPLTQPGGLWLDLSGIAKGYAVDAVSQALQAHGLDHFLIDIGGELRASGRRPDGRCWRVQLDAGDDTSAPEVIELNHRAVATSGNRWHRHVHGDDQWSHTVDPRSGQASRSALRAVSVLHAECMHADALATALWVLGVDEGLTFAQAEGVAARLVDAQGRVHLSAHWPRPQSGTQ; from the coding sequence GTGACTGCCCCCAAGCCCCCGGTGCCCGCCGCACCCGAAACGCCCCATTTCGGCCAGCGCCTGGGCGGCTGGGGCAGCTTGGGGCGCGGGCGCGCAGGCGCCTCCTTCGACGCCGGGTACGGCGCCTACGCCCTGGTGCCGCGCCCACGTGCCGCCGATGCCGCCAGCCTGCAGACGCTGCAGGGCGAGACCATGGGCACGCTGTGGCGGCTGCGCTGGGTCAACGTCGACATGCGCCCCCTGGCCGATGTGCAGGCCCTGGTGCAGGCGCAGCTGGACCTCGTCATCGCCCAGATGAGCCATTGGGAGCCGACCTCGCTCATCAGCCGCTTCAACCGCGCCGCGGCCGGCACCCGCATGGCGCTGCCCCCCGCGTTCGACCACGTGCTGAACGCCGGCCTGCACTGGGCACGGCGCTCGGGCGGGGCGTTTGACCCGGCCGCCGGCCGGCTGGTGGCGCTGTGGGGCTTTGGCCCGCATGCCGCAAGCCAGCTGCCGCCCACACCGGCCGAGCTGGCGGCGTGGCAGGCCGGCCCGCATTGGACGGCCCTGCGGCCCGCGGCCGCATCCTCAGCCGAAGAAGACCCACCGGCCACCATCACCCCGCCTCGGTGTGAAGCGCCACCTGAGGCGATGCCGCTCCCCCACACCTTGGCCACGCCCACCCCGTCGACACCGGGCCGGCAGGCCACGGGCGCCGACACGCCCCTCGAAACGGCTTCGGGTGAGGCCCGCGCTCCCCTCACCCAGCCCGGCGGCCTGTGGCTGGACCTCTCGGGCATCGCCAAGGGCTACGCCGTGGACGCGGTGAGCCAGGCCCTGCAGGCGCACGGCCTGGACCACTTCCTCATCGACATCGGCGGCGAACTGCGCGCCTCGGGCCGCCGGCCCGATGGCCGCTGCTGGCGGGTGCAGCTGGACGCGGGGGACGACACGTCGGCCCCGGAAGTGATCGAGCTGAATCACCGAGCCGTGGCCACCTCGGGCAACCGCTGGCACCGGCACGTTCATGGCGATGACCAGTGGAGCCACACCGTGGACCCGCGTTCGGGCCAGGCCAGCCGCTCGGCATTGCGCGCCGTCAGCGTGCTGCACGCCGAGTGCATGCACGCCGATGCCCTGGCCACCGCCCTCTGGGTGCTGGGCGTGGACGAGGGCCTGACGTTCGCGCAGGCCGAAGGCGTGGCCGCCCGGCTGGTCGACGCGCAGGGGCGCGTGCACCTGTCGGCGCATTGGCCGCGGCCTCAGTCGGGCACGCAATGA
- a CDS encoding Hsp33 family molecular chaperone HslO has translation MSELHKFVFDGLPVRGMLVRLTDGWQELLSRRAANTETGPYPVPVQRLLGEMSAAAVLLQSNIKFNGSVILQVQSHGRVQLAVVDVQPDLAFRATAKVVGPVGADDGFVELVSAGSAAGRCAITLDPLGRQPGQHPYQGVVSLVDAEGEPLPALADVLSQYMQQSEQLDTTLVLAADGQVAAGLLIQRLPVEGEKNLAGQALPDPEHDPDEHYRRIAMLTRSLTRDELLSLDAETILRRLYWEEQVLRFEPQVGVQGGDAGPRFACTCNRERVVNMLRSLGQDEIRSVVEERGHVEVGCDFCGQQYVFDPIDAEALFADSAFTPPTSDDVH, from the coding sequence GTGTCTGAATTGCATAAGTTTGTGTTTGATGGCTTGCCCGTGCGGGGCATGCTGGTGCGTTTGACGGATGGCTGGCAGGAATTGCTGAGCCGCCGCGCCGCCAATACCGAAACGGGCCCGTACCCCGTGCCCGTGCAGCGCCTGTTGGGCGAGATGAGCGCGGCCGCCGTGCTGCTGCAAAGCAACATCAAGTTCAATGGCTCGGTGATCCTGCAGGTGCAAAGCCATGGCCGGGTTCAGCTGGCCGTGGTCGACGTGCAGCCCGATCTCGCGTTTCGCGCCACCGCCAAGGTGGTGGGGCCGGTGGGGGCCGACGACGGCTTCGTCGAGCTGGTCAGCGCTGGCTCGGCCGCAGGCCGCTGCGCCATCACACTCGATCCGCTGGGGCGCCAGCCGGGCCAGCACCCCTACCAGGGCGTGGTGAGCCTGGTCGACGCCGAGGGCGAGCCCCTGCCGGCACTGGCCGACGTGCTGAGCCAGTACATGCAGCAGTCGGAGCAGCTGGACACCACGCTGGTGCTGGCGGCCGACGGCCAGGTGGCGGCGGGTCTGCTCATCCAGCGCCTGCCCGTGGAAGGCGAGAAAAACCTGGCCGGCCAGGCTTTGCCGGACCCCGAGCACGACCCCGACGAGCACTACCGCCGCATCGCCATGCTCACGCGCAGCCTCACGCGCGACGAGTTGCTGTCGCTGGACGCCGAGACCATCCTGCGGCGGCTGTACTGGGAAGAGCAGGTGCTGCGCTTCGAGCCCCAGGTGGGCGTGCAGGGCGGCGATGCCGGTCCGCGCTTTGCGTGCACCTGCAACCGCGAGCGCGTGGTCAACATGCTGCGCTCGCTGGGCCAGGACGAGATTCGCTCCGTCGTCGAGGAACGGGGCCATGTCGAGGTGGGCTGCGATTTCTGCGGTCAGCAGTACGTGTTCGACCCCATCGACGCCGAGGCGCTGTTTGCCGATTCGGCATTCACGCCGCCGACCTCGGACGATGTGCACTGA
- a CDS encoding acyloxyacyl hydrolase, translated as MKHLLPTPPHSSTRLVQALAALAVAGASLMPTMAHALDLSFVYAKGNRHSIEKYGVIAGWQHPNLLWQGQAWQVQLRHEVELATWRTDTVPDLYEFGYSPVFRLQRNTGNVPSGFYVEGAIGVRLLSHTRIHTDTTMSTAFQFSDMIGTGYQWGDNGRHTVGLRYVHLSNASIKKPNPGINYTTLFYRYTF; from the coding sequence ATGAAGCACCTTCTGCCCACTCCCCCCCACTCCTCCACCCGCCTCGTTCAGGCCCTGGCCGCGCTCGCCGTGGCGGGCGCCAGCCTGATGCCGACGATGGCGCATGCGCTCGACCTCAGCTTCGTCTACGCCAAGGGCAACCGCCACAGCATCGAGAAATACGGCGTGATCGCCGGCTGGCAGCACCCCAACCTGCTGTGGCAAGGCCAGGCCTGGCAGGTGCAGCTGCGCCACGAGGTGGAGCTGGCGACCTGGCGCACGGACACCGTGCCCGACCTCTATGAATTCGGCTATTCGCCGGTCTTCCGCCTGCAGCGCAACACCGGCAACGTGCCCAGCGGCTTCTACGTCGAAGGCGCGATCGGCGTGCGCCTGCTCTCGCACACGCGCATCCACACCGACACGACCATGAGCACCGCGTTCCAGTTCAGCGACATGATCGGCACCGGCTACCAGTGGGGCGACAACGGCCGCCACACCGTGGGCCTGCGCTACGTGCACCTGTCCAACGCCAGCATCAAAAAGCCCAACCCGGGCATCAACTACACCACGCTGTTCTACCGCTACACCTTCTGA
- a CDS encoding NADPH cytochrome P450 oxidoreductase family protein, whose product MTARLMLALALVLAYAAVCARIAWRWRQGQADQRARVQAVSDPRARTLVVHGSQGGTAEQLALQTAQGLRAQGQAVRLLALNAVTPATLTGLDQLWLVVSTYGEGDAPDGASVFADAVMGQPDAAHVAPWPALRFGVLALGDRQYAQFCAFGHRVHRWLGARGAQAAFAPVEVDNGDPAALARWQALLGLAEDDVGLAGAPFARWTLSRREHLNPGSQGHPLHALTLLPADGPLPTWQAGDLLQLLPEGDEAGEAGKRPREYSIASTPAQGSVCLLVRHAHQQDEQGQWHQGLASSQLCGLPPGSTWRARIKPHAGFRIGPNAERPLVLIGNGSGLAGLHAHILAREGQAAPWPGIWLIYGERQRAHDAAYAPTWQTWLDQGLLSRLDLSYSRDGEAVRHVQDLVRQQADRLRDWVARDAAIYVCGSLHGMAGDVDAALRAVLGDGEVRHMLAAGRYRRDVY is encoded by the coding sequence ATGACCGCCCGCCTCATGCTTGCGCTGGCCCTGGTGCTGGCCTACGCCGCGGTGTGCGCCCGCATCGCCTGGCGCTGGCGTCAGGGCCAGGCCGACCAACGCGCCCGTGTGCAGGCCGTGTCCGATCCGCGGGCGCGCACGCTGGTCGTGCATGGCAGCCAAGGCGGCACCGCCGAACAGCTGGCCCTGCAAACCGCCCAGGGCTTGCGTGCGCAGGGCCAAGCCGTGCGCCTGCTGGCCCTCAATGCCGTCACACCCGCCACGCTGACCGGTCTCGACCAGCTCTGGCTCGTCGTCAGCACCTATGGCGAAGGCGACGCCCCCGATGGCGCCAGCGTGTTCGCCGACGCCGTCATGGGCCAGCCAGACGCGGCCCACGTCGCGCCCTGGCCTGCGCTGCGGTTTGGCGTGTTGGCCCTGGGCGACCGCCAGTACGCGCAGTTCTGCGCGTTTGGCCACCGCGTGCATCGGTGGTTGGGTGCGCGCGGCGCGCAAGCCGCCTTCGCCCCCGTCGAAGTCGACAACGGCGACCCCGCCGCGCTGGCACGCTGGCAGGCCTTGCTGGGCCTGGCCGAGGACGATGTCGGCCTGGCCGGCGCGCCCTTCGCGCGGTGGACGCTGAGCCGGCGCGAGCACCTGAACCCCGGCAGCCAGGGCCACCCGCTGCACGCCCTCACCCTGCTGCCCGCCGACGGGCCGCTGCCCACGTGGCAAGCCGGCGACCTGCTGCAGCTGCTGCCCGAGGGCGACGAGGCGGGTGAGGCGGGCAAGCGACCGCGCGAGTACTCCATCGCCAGCACGCCGGCGCAAGGGAGCGTATGCCTGCTGGTGCGGCACGCGCACCAGCAGGACGAGCAGGGCCAGTGGCACCAGGGCCTGGCGTCGAGCCAGCTGTGCGGGCTGCCGCCGGGCAGCACCTGGCGTGCGCGCATCAAGCCGCATGCCGGCTTCCGCATCGGCCCCAACGCGGAGCGCCCGCTGGTCCTGATCGGCAATGGCTCCGGCCTGGCCGGCCTGCACGCCCACATCCTGGCCCGCGAGGGCCAGGCCGCCCCGTGGCCAGGCATCTGGCTGATCTACGGGGAGCGCCAGCGCGCCCACGACGCCGCATACGCCCCGACCTGGCAAACCTGGCTGGACCAGGGCCTGCTGAGCCGGCTGGACCTGAGCTATTCACGCGACGGCGAGGCTGTGCGCCACGTCCAGGACCTGGTGCGCCAGCAGGCGGACCGGCTGCGCGACTGGGTGGCACGCGACGCCGCCATCTACGTCTGCGGCAGCCTGCACGGCATGGCGGGCGATGTGGACGCCGCCCTGCGCGCCGTGTTGGGCGACGGCGAGGTCCGCCACATGCTGGCGGCGGGCCGCTATCGGCGAGATGTATATTAG
- a CDS encoding ferritin-like domain-containing protein — protein MDLRHAALAALACADPFEKAQLAQSLHTRMAQACADSVADGGHAESEIEAGLPLNRKADLWAQAQAGDAALQALVQRAPGRPARPALVHPGRVPRRSPNSANGRAALLHAICHIEFNAINLALDAVWRFAGMPLAFYRDWLRVAAEEAKHFHLLHAHLQTTGHAYGDFDAHDGLWLMCEKTAHDITARMALVPRTLEARGLDATPLIQTRLRAVGTPDALAACDILDVILRDEVGHVAIGNHWFRWLCAQQGLEPVAHYGTLVHRHAAPRLKPPFNLAARQAAGFTQAELDFLLADFGPPP, from the coding sequence ATGGATTTGCGTCACGCCGCCCTGGCCGCCCTCGCCTGTGCCGACCCCTTTGAAAAAGCCCAGCTGGCCCAGTCGCTGCACACCCGCATGGCACAGGCTTGTGCCGACTCTGTGGCCGATGGTGGCCACGCCGAAAGCGAGATCGAGGCTGGCCTGCCGCTGAACCGGAAGGCCGACCTCTGGGCCCAGGCACAAGCCGGTGATGCCGCGCTGCAGGCGCTGGTGCAGCGCGCACCGGGCCGCCCCGCCCGCCCTGCACTGGTTCACCCAGGCAGAGTACCGCGCCGCTCACCGAATTCAGCCAACGGCAGAGCCGCCTTACTCCATGCCATTTGCCACATCGAATTCAACGCCATCAACCTGGCGCTGGATGCCGTGTGGCGCTTTGCCGGCATGCCGCTGGCCTTTTACCGCGACTGGCTGCGCGTGGCCGCCGAAGAGGCCAAGCACTTTCACCTGCTGCATGCGCACCTGCAGACCACGGGCCACGCCTATGGCGATTTCGACGCCCACGACGGCTTGTGGCTGATGTGCGAGAAAACGGCGCACGACATCACCGCCCGCATGGCCCTGGTGCCGCGCACGCTGGAAGCGCGCGGCCTGGACGCCACACCGCTGATCCAGACGCGGCTGCGCGCCGTGGGCACGCCAGACGCGCTGGCGGCCTGCGACATCCTGGATGTCATCCTGCGCGACGAGGTCGGCCACGTGGCCATCGGCAACCACTGGTTTCGCTGGCTGTGCGCGCAACAGGGTCTGGAGCCGGTGGCGCACTACGGCACCCTCGTTCACCGCCATGCGGCACCGCGCCTCAAGCCGCCGTTCAACCTGGCCGCGCGCCAAGCGGCGGGCTTCACCCAGGCCGAACTCGACTTTCTGCTGGCGGACTTTGGGCCGCCACCGTGA
- a CDS encoding glycosyltransferase family 2 protein, whose product MQKTWSVWGLAGMVVVAAGGLLLAGLALEVTLGLLAVIVALQVLYTTRHYVFTLNRLFHTQPSLYAAIDSGDWPHVTVFIAAHNEEAVLSGCIEALLKADYPADRLCIMPVNDRSTDGTRAIIDRYVARHPGRLTPFHRENGPPGKAAALADATDLVVVRGDSSLIVVFDADYLPEPQLLKQLVAPFFDPEVGAVMGRVVPQNAGTNLLTRLLDLERSGGYQVDQQARYNLGAVAQYGGTVGGVRLAALADAGGWRPDVLAEDTDLTFRLLIKGWQTAYLGYAECHEEVPENWSVRFKQISRWAKGHNQVLAKQLWPMLSQGGLHWTSRVDGVALLGVFLMSPLLALGWLATSALVLFGSDLGINANLAIWLFIGAASFACLGNFAAFFEVAAAVHLDGSRQRLRLMPFLLVGFLVSVVAVTKATLDGFVLDRLLRRTFTWDKTVRYRQALPPVEGPLAP is encoded by the coding sequence ATGCAGAAAACATGGTCAGTCTGGGGACTGGCAGGAATGGTCGTGGTGGCGGCAGGCGGCTTGCTGCTGGCGGGCCTGGCGCTGGAGGTCACGCTCGGCCTGCTCGCGGTGATCGTGGCCTTGCAGGTGCTCTACACCACACGGCATTACGTCTTCACGCTCAACCGCCTGTTCCACACCCAGCCCTCGCTCTACGCCGCCATCGATTCGGGCGATTGGCCGCACGTGACGGTGTTCATCGCCGCCCACAACGAAGAAGCGGTGCTGTCGGGCTGCATCGAGGCCTTGCTCAAAGCCGACTACCCGGCCGACCGCCTGTGCATCATGCCCGTCAACGACCGGTCGACCGATGGCACGCGCGCCATCATCGACCGCTACGTGGCCCGCCACCCAGGCCGCCTGACCCCGTTCCACCGCGAAAATGGCCCGCCCGGCAAAGCCGCCGCCCTGGCCGATGCCACCGACCTCGTCGTGGTCCGAGGCGACTCCAGCCTCATCGTCGTCTTTGATGCCGATTACCTGCCCGAGCCGCAACTCCTCAAGCAGTTGGTTGCGCCCTTCTTCGACCCCGAAGTGGGCGCCGTCATGGGGCGCGTCGTGCCCCAGAACGCCGGCACCAACCTGCTGACCCGGCTGCTGGACCTGGAGCGCTCGGGGGGCTATCAGGTCGACCAGCAAGCCCGCTACAACCTGGGCGCCGTGGCGCAATATGGCGGCACCGTGGGCGGCGTGCGCCTGGCCGCACTGGCCGATGCCGGTGGCTGGCGCCCCGACGTGCTGGCCGAGGACACGGACCTCACCTTCCGCCTGCTGATCAAGGGCTGGCAGACCGCCTACCTGGGCTATGCCGAGTGCCACGAGGAAGTGCCCGAAAACTGGTCGGTGCGCTTCAAGCAGATCAGCCGCTGGGCCAAGGGCCACAACCAGGTGCTGGCCAAGCAGCTGTGGCCGATGCTGAGCCAGGGCGGTCTGCACTGGACCAGCCGGGTCGACGGTGTGGCCCTGCTCGGTGTGTTCCTCATGTCGCCCCTGCTGGCCCTGGGCTGGCTGGCCACCTCGGCCCTGGTGCTGTTCGGCAGCGATCTGGGCATCAACGCCAACCTGGCCATCTGGCTGTTCATCGGTGCCGCCAGCTTTGCCTGCCTGGGCAACTTCGCGGCGTTCTTCGAGGTCGCGGCGGCCGTGCACCTGGACGGCAGTCGGCAGCGGCTGCGCCTCATGCCCTTCCTGCTGGTCGGCTTCCTGGTCAGCGTCGTGGCCGTCACCAAAGCCACGCTGGACGGCTTCGTGCTCGATCGCCTCTTGCGCAGAACCTTCACCTGGGACAAGACGGTGCGCTACCGCCAGGCCCTGCCGCCCGTTGAGGGCCCCTTGGCACCATGA
- a CDS encoding gamma carbonic anhydrase family protein — MAIYALDELTPEVADTAWVADDAQVMGNVRLDAHASVWFGSVLRGDTDTIAVGEGSNIQDGSVLHADRGKPLTVGKHVTVGHQVMLHGCTIGDESLIGIGAVVLNGAVIGKNCLVGARALVTEGKVFPDGCMILGSPAKVVRQLSPEEIEGLRRSALHYMDNAKRFAKGLRRVDV; from the coding sequence ATGGCGATTTACGCACTGGATGAACTCACGCCCGAGGTGGCCGACACGGCCTGGGTGGCCGACGATGCACAGGTCATGGGCAATGTGCGGCTGGACGCGCACGCCAGCGTGTGGTTTGGCTCGGTGCTGCGAGGTGACACCGACACCATCGCCGTGGGCGAGGGCAGCAACATCCAGGACGGCAGCGTGCTGCACGCCGACCGGGGCAAGCCGCTCACCGTGGGCAAGCACGTCACCGTGGGGCACCAGGTCATGTTGCACGGCTGCACGATCGGGGACGAAAGCCTGATCGGCATTGGCGCGGTCGTGCTCAATGGCGCGGTCATCGGCAAGAACTGCCTGGTCGGCGCCCGCGCCCTGGTGACCGAGGGCAAGGTGTTTCCCGATGGCTGCATGATACTGGGCAGTCCGGCCAAGGTCGTGCGTCAGCTCTCGCCCGAGGAAATCGAGGGCCTGCGCCGCAGCGCCCTGCATTACATGGACAATGCGAAGCGTTTCGCCAAGGGCCTGCGCCGCGTGGACGTGTGA
- a CDS encoding DUF4198 domain-containing protein, protein MTRLSSFRPALLALALTAAAGVAQAHNAWLLPASTVLSKPDWVSVDAAISNSLFVADHAAMRLDKLVVTAPDGRAVKPENLTQLKKRSVFDLNLEQAGTYRISVVNQGLFASWKDAAGQTKRARGSADTLAKDIPADAKELQVTESLGRNESFITVGKPSALKPHGSGLELSFVNPADATDHVQGERTTFVVLLDGQPAPGIDVDITRGNTQWRDKLGERTFKTDAKGQVTIDWPEAGMYWLDAKTSDDKTSLPQAKQRRLSYSATLEVLP, encoded by the coding sequence ATGACGCGTCTTTCCTCATTTCGCCCCGCCCTGCTGGCCCTGGCCCTGACCGCCGCTGCCGGTGTTGCCCAGGCCCACAACGCCTGGCTGTTGCCCGCCAGCACCGTGCTGTCCAAACCCGACTGGGTGAGCGTGGACGCGGCCATCTCCAACTCGCTGTTCGTGGCCGACCACGCCGCCATGCGCCTGGACAAACTCGTCGTCACGGCCCCCGATGGCCGCGCCGTCAAGCCCGAGAACCTGACCCAGCTGAAAAAGCGCAGCGTGTTCGACCTGAACCTGGAACAGGCCGGCACCTACCGCATCAGTGTCGTCAACCAGGGCCTGTTCGCCAGCTGGAAGGACGCGGCCGGCCAGACCAAGCGCGCCCGCGGTTCCGCCGACACGCTGGCCAAGGACATCCCGGCCGATGCCAAGGAGCTGCAGGTCACCGAAAGCCTGGGCCGCAACGAGAGCTTCATCACCGTGGGCAAGCCCTCGGCCCTCAAGCCGCACGGCAGCGGCCTGGAGCTGAGCTTCGTCAACCCCGCCGACGCGACCGACCACGTGCAGGGCGAGCGCACGACCTTCGTGGTCCTGCTCGATGGCCAGCCCGCGCCCGGCATCGACGTGGACATCACGCGGGGCAACACGCAGTGGCGCGACAAACTGGGCGAACGCACGTTCAAGACCGACGCCAAGGGCCAAGTGACCATCGACTGGCCCGAAGCCGGCATGTACTGGCTGGACGCCAAGACCAGCGACGACAAAACCAGCCTGCCCCAGGCCAAGCAACGCCGTCTGAGCTACTCGGCCACGCTGGAAGTGCTGCCCTGA
- a CDS encoding polysaccharide deacetylase family protein yields MITRWRLVLLAVLAGLVSTLLAWRQAEESRSTVDTGRLVLLLPSGEDSAAPWVQVWRDAASEQGLLLTPLPINLWARQVSYGRHPGAGVILPDTYHRRMGETAAAALVQYVKRGGHLMLVQDGGLRDEQGLYLQGPARLSQLAGVEYGNYSALGARMGDFLEVRGTPQVLESLLIPPGRYQPVAARHLAAASDAERDADDSEATQPAPSGSDVSPIAMPTAAQWSQAKLAQVSGYAATAARFPILRTGPARGTPLLTTPEGDVVAQQFSSGAGTTLFVNLPLTHLSQQTDGLFLHGFLKYFGRDLLGLPSLAPTPRNQGIFIVNWHNDDRAAIGYLSTLQAAGLFDHGHQSMHFTAGPDVERVGDGLGMDLPHNPEAQAMVRQLAAQGHAIGNHGGWRHNDFGKHADTETQAAYEPLLDQNNKAITAILGHQPIEYSAPQGNNPIWVYDWLQQHGNLAYYTTSNIGMAPTRLWMGNRRMGGGWAFPVMTNGTIASPEEAYFQRMPTADFSAWLQETARFVETERLMRLSYFHPIGVVLYYLQPVKDYIDRIQTCADAGHCRFMSMTEAARFMTRREQVSWQLATHGKQVTLEAHHPDSLRDLVWQIPRNRYTAVTLNAGDATVVPDAQHFTVTVRDGRDLSLTLTPTP; encoded by the coding sequence ATGATCACCCGCTGGCGTCTCGTCCTGCTGGCCGTGCTGGCCGGGCTGGTCTCCACCTTGCTGGCCTGGCGCCAGGCCGAGGAGTCGCGATCCACCGTGGACACCGGGCGCCTGGTGCTGTTGCTGCCCTCCGGCGAAGACAGCGCGGCCCCCTGGGTCCAGGTCTGGCGCGATGCCGCCAGCGAACAAGGCCTGCTGCTCACGCCCCTGCCGATCAACCTCTGGGCGCGGCAGGTCAGCTATGGCCGCCATCCCGGCGCCGGCGTCATCCTGCCCGACACCTACCACCGTCGCATGGGCGAAACAGCGGCCGCGGCGCTGGTGCAGTACGTGAAGCGCGGCGGCCACCTCATGCTGGTGCAGGATGGCGGCCTGCGGGACGAACAAGGCCTGTACCTGCAAGGCCCTGCGCGCCTGAGCCAGCTGGCTGGCGTGGAATACGGCAACTACAGTGCGCTGGGCGCGCGCATGGGCGATTTTCTGGAGGTGCGCGGCACGCCCCAGGTCCTGGAATCCCTGCTGATTCCCCCCGGCCGTTACCAGCCCGTGGCCGCCCGCCACCTCGCCGCTGCATCGGACGCCGAGAGGGATGCTGACGACAGCGAAGCCACCCAGCCGGCGCCGAGCGGGTCCGATGTCAGCCCCATCGCCATGCCCACGGCAGCGCAGTGGTCCCAGGCCAAGCTGGCCCAGGTGTCGGGCTACGCCGCCACGGCGGCGCGCTTTCCCATCCTGCGCACCGGCCCTGCGCGAGGCACCCCCTTGCTGACCACGCCCGAGGGGGACGTGGTGGCCCAGCAGTTCTCATCGGGCGCAGGCACCACCTTGTTCGTCAACCTGCCACTCACGCACCTGAGCCAGCAGACCGACGGGCTGTTCCTGCACGGCTTTTTGAAGTACTTCGGGCGCGACCTGCTGGGCCTGCCCTCGCTGGCGCCCACGCCACGCAACCAGGGCATCTTCATCGTCAACTGGCACAACGACGACCGGGCCGCCATCGGCTACCTGAGCACGCTGCAGGCGGCCGGCCTGTTCGACCATGGCCACCAGTCCATGCACTTCACGGCCGGCCCCGACGTCGAGCGCGTCGGCGACGGGCTGGGTATGGACCTGCCCCACAACCCCGAGGCCCAGGCCATGGTGCGCCAACTGGCTGCGCAGGGGCATGCCATCGGCAACCACGGCGGCTGGCGCCACAACGATTTCGGCAAGCATGCCGACACCGAAACGCAGGCGGCGTATGAGCCGCTTCTCGATCAAAACAACAAAGCCATCACCGCCATACTGGGCCATCAACCGATTGAGTATTCCGCCCCTCAGGGCAACAACCCGATCTGGGTCTACGACTGGCTGCAACAGCACGGCAACCTCGCCTACTACACCACCAGCAACATCGGCATGGCCCCCACCCGCCTGTGGATGGGCAACCGCCGCATGGGCGGGGGTTGGGCATTCCCCGTCATGACCAACGGCACCATTGCGTCGCCCGAGGAAGCCTACTTCCAGCGCATGCCGACTGCCGACTTCTCGGCCTGGCTGCAGGAAACGGCCCGGTTCGTCGAAACCGAACGGCTCATGCGGCTGAGCTACTTCCACCCCATCGGGGTCGTGCTGTACTACCTCCAGCCCGTCAAGGACTACATCGACCGCATCCAGACCTGCGCCGATGCAGGCCACTGCCGCTTCATGTCCATGACCGAGGCCGCCCGTTTCATGACGCGGCGCGAGCAGGTCAGCTGGCAGCTGGCCACGCACGGCAAGCAGGTGACGCTCGAGGCGCACCACCCCGACAGCCTGCGCGACCTCGTCTGGCAGATCCCCCGCAACCGCTACACCGCCGTCACGCTGAACGCTGGCGATGCCACGGTCGTGCCAGATGCTCAGCACTTCACGGTGACGGTGCGCGACGGCCGCGACCTGAGCCTCACCTTGACCCCGACACCATGA